The nucleotide window TTTGCTGCAATATCTCGCTGACGGCTTGCTGGATCAAACGATCCAAAACTGTTGGAATGCCGAGCAGTCTTACTCCGCCATCGGGTTTAGGAATTTCTTTCCTTTTCACCGGTAATGGCTTGTAGTTTCCCTGCAGCAACTTTCCCTTAACTTTGGGCCAGTGGCGTCTGAGGTAACCCGGTAGTTGATCAACGGTCATGTTGTCGATTCCAGGTGCCCCTTTGTTGCTACGGACCCTTTTTAATGCTCTGAACATGTTTCCCCTTTCAAGGATAAACGTAAGCGGTAATTAAACCCCATCTACTAAGGCCTCCAGATTTCGCTTAATATCTCTTCTCAAAAAGGAGGTGTGTATTGAGCAAATCGTGGAAGAAAATAAACGAAGAAAAGGCAATATTCTGGAAAACACATATCGATCAATGGACTGAATCCCGCCTGTCCCAAATAGAGTACTGCCGCCAGAATGGCCTGAGGCCGAACAGGTTCACCTATTGGAAGATTAAATTCGGTAAACCAAATCAGCCCACAGGACTGGTTCAGGTTCCTGTGCCGACTCACTTTTGTCAAGCAGGGCTAAAACTGAATATAGGCCGGGAACTGCAAGTGGAAATCCCTGACGGTTTTAAGAAAGAAACCCTTGAGCAGGTGCTTTCTGTATTGAAGGCTGTCCAATGATGAATTTTCCGTCAGACACCAAGGTCTATCTATTCTTAGGCGCAACGGATATGCGCAAAGCTATTAACGGATTGTCCGTCATTGTCAGTGAACAGATGCAACTTGACATATTTTCCTCCAACTTGTTTGTATTCTGCAACCGGACGCAGACCATTTTAAAAATTTTATACTGGGATAAAAATGGCTTCTGTATGTGGCAGAAACGTCTTGAAAAAGACCGTTTCAAGTGGCCGAAAACATCTGACGATGTCATGAATATTACCAGTCGAGAGTTGTCCTGGTTAGTTGACGGCCTGAATATAAATCAGGCACATAAACCCTTGAAATATTCCATGATTTATTGATGTTAAAACTATGAAAAAGCCCGTGGTTATGGTATATACAGTCCATGACTAAAGGCAAGGTAAAAGGTAATCGGAATCTGGATGAAGTGAAGAAAATTGCTTGTGATTTGATTGATGAGAATCAAATCCTTAAAGAGCAGGTTAAATCACTTCAGAATATGATCTTTGGTCGCAAATCAGAGAAAACGCCTAAAGATGACGGGCAAATGTCTCTGTTCGATATGCCTGAACCCGAACTTCCTATCCTGGAAAAAGAGGAGGAAGACGTAACGATTGGTGAACATACCCGTAAAAAACGTGGCCGCAAGCCTTTACCCGCCGATCTTCCCCGTATAGATGTTATACATGAACTCAGCGAGGATGAAAGACAGTGCAACTGCGGTTGCCTTAAGGAACGCATCGGCCAGGAAGAGTCAGAACAACTGGACTATATCCCTGCCAAAGTAAGGGTACTTCGAAACATCCGGTATAAATACGCCTGCAAAAATTGTGAAGGTGTGGAAGACGACGGCCCCACCGTGTCAATTGCCAGGATGCCTGAACAGATTATCCCCAAAAGCATTGCTACCCCGGGCCTTCTGGCACATATTCTGACCGCAAAATTTGCAGATGCCCTGCCGTTTTACCGTCAGGAAAAGCAATTTACCAGGATCGGTATTGAACTTGGCCGGTCGACCATGTGTACATGGGCCATGAAAGTCGCTGACGCCTGTGATATTCTAATCGACATGATGCAAAAGGACATACTGGCAAGCCCGATGATTGGTGCTGATGAAACACCTCTTCTGGTCTTAAAGGGCCCCCGGAAATCAAAATCATATATGTGGATTTTTAGAGGTGGTCCGCCTGATATGCCAATTATTCAATTCCAATATCATCCGACACGATCCGGAGATGTTGCCGCATCATTTTTGAATGGATACAAAGGCATTGTTCAGACGGATGGCTATAAAGGATATGATTTTCTGGACAAAATAACAGATATCATTCATGTGGCATGCTGGACTCACGCCCGCAGGGGATTTAAAAATGTAACAAAAGCTGCAGGGAATAAAAAGAGTTCGTCGGGCAATGCCGGCACCGCTTTAAAGTATATCAGTCTGCTTTATAAAATTGAAAAAGAAGCCCGGGTGCAGGAATTAACGCCTGACCAATTATATGCTCGGAGGCAAAAAGAAGCGGTTCCAATTTTAGAAGAGTTCAAGAAATGGCTTGATGCAAGAGTGGAAAAAGTTCCTCCCAAAAGTCTGCTTGGCAAGGCGATCCATTATACTCTCAACCAATGGCACAGGCTCATCCAATACACGACCGACGGAATCATCAGGCCTGATAACAATCTGGTTGAAAATGCCATCCGACCTTTTGTGGTCGGACGAAAGAATTGGCTTTTCTCGGACACCGTTAAGGGTGCCCGGGCCAGTGCACTGATTTACAGCTTGATTGAAACAGCCAAATCAAATGGGCTGGAGCCATATTGGTATCTCAAATATCTGTTTGAACACTTGCCTGAGGCTATGACGGAAGATGATTTTAAGGCGTTGCTTCCATACAATGTCGATAAAAAACAGTTGGCTTGACCTTCCGCCCCCTGAGTGGGGTTAAAACATCGCTTACGGATAAACTCCATGAGTCGGGAACTTTCTGTCGGACTTTCGGTGATCTGTAACGCTGTGAACATTTCCATCTGCTGTGGCAATATGTCCATAAGTATACACCTCCTATTTGTCTCTATCATTTACCCGTACCATTCGGTCCGGGCACCGTTCGGGCCTTCACCGGGGTGAGTCCTCCGTGGAATTCACGGCTCGTTTTCCTGCGGCTACTATGCCCTCTGCTGACTTCTTCCATGCGGTCGGAGCAGGTTACCCTGCCCTCAGCCAATTTCTGCCGCACGCGGCATCCCAGGGCAGCATGGAAGATCTCCCGGGGTAAAACACACGTCTTTCAATACGTGGGTGCCGAGTATACGGACATTGCCTATAATGGATAGAGGACTTTACCTTGTGTTGCAGGCTCGTCCCGCAAATGCACGCCTAACTCGATTTCTGTACGTCACCCCGTACTTTTGTGCCACTCCGCCTCGGCGAAGCCACTGCCTTCCGGAGTACCGTCACCGGGACCCCGTTGTGATAACACTATGCCCTTCGCCTCCATCTGGCTGGGCTTGGGACTTGCCTTGACTTCCATAAAGGAAGATGCAGGCTCACCCTTAAGACGTGTGCCGTGCCCGGCACACAACCAGCGGGTGAACCGGACAGCAAGGGTCTCCTTCTTTTTAAAGGTTGAAAAAACTTTTGAATGATGTGCTTTCAATCAACTTTATTGGAAACCCTTGCTGCCCGTTACCCAAACGTTGGGAGAAATTCAACAAAGGAAAGGATTATTCCCCATACATATCAGTTATGAGCTTTCGCAATTGAGCGGATTTGGTATTAGACAATTTGTCAATTTTCTTTTTAAGTCGTTGCTTGCTAATAGTTCGGATTTGGTCAACCGCAATTTCAGATTTTTTATTCACGCATTTAATCTGAAGCCGGGTTCTCCATTGTGGATGCAATTTTGAGGTTAATGGGCATACGACAACAGTTTCTAAATGCGTATTCATTTCATCTTGGCTAATTATGACAACAGGACGTACTTTTTTTATTTCACTACCTATAGTTTGATTGAGATCAGCAAAATATATTTCATACCTTTTAATATTCAAAGTCCTCATCCTCCAAGCCGTCAAAAACTGTAGTGTCAAAATCGTCCCAGTCTTCCTTTTCATTAGCCATGGCTTTATATGTATCTTCCCAAGAAAGTTTACAGTCATCTTTTTTGCGGAGAAGCAGCCCTCTGTCTGTTTCTTCAAGCAACAGAGTATTCGAAAGATCATATTTCTGCAGGAGTGCTTTTGGTATGCGAACTCCCTTTGAGTTCCCGATCGGAACCAGTTTAATATCTCTTGAGCGTATTTGCTTTTCCATCCTATCAACTCCTTAATTTACAGTTATTTATGTATGTATTGTAATTACATTGCTCCAAGAAATCAAGAGCGTAAAAAAATAATCATATCGTGTGACATTATGTATATTATTTGCATGATACGAGACCACCAGTACCCCATCGGGATAGGACCCCCCATCACTGAGGAGCCCTCCCACACCACCGGACATACGGATCGCGTATCCGGCGGTTCGGCTGATCAGGCAGATTAGTTCCCGGGCAGAAATAATCCAAGAGAAAGGAAATATTTGTTTGGCAGAGCCATGACAACCCATTTAACCCTGCTCATGCGCCAGTGTTTCTTGCGGGAATTTCCGCAAGTGACGGCATATTGAAACGGTATGCCTCGTTTAAGCAGGTTCCGGATTTTCGTTCCGGGATTTTTCCACTGTTTCCATACAACACATCTCAAGCGGCGGATAATCCAGCCGTTCAAGGACTTGAATATGTGTCTTGCTTCGGTGAGACAGTAATAATTCCACCATCCCCTGATGTACATATTCAATTTATCAATGATCTGGGGAAGACTTAGACCACAGTTCCGGTTTGTTAATTCTCGAACCCTTTCTTTGAAGCGCTCGATTGTTTTCCGGTGTATGCGGATCTTGGTCTTGCCGCACATACTGATAAATGTGTAGCCGAGAAATTTGTCCAGCCATGGTCGGCTGACCTTGCTTTTCTCTTCATTGACCTTGAGCCTGAGCTTTACGGTTATAAACCGTGTAACACTTTTCATAACACGTTCGGCCGCTTTCTTGCTCTTGAGATATATGACAAAGTCATCAGCGTATCTGACAAATTTATGCCCTCTTTTCTCCAACTCTTTATCCAGTTCATCCAAAACGATATTTGAAATCACTGGTGAAAGAGGGCCGCCTTGAGGAGTTCCTTCAGCGGCAGATACAACCACCCCGTCGATCATGACACCGGCTGTTAAGTAACTTCGGATAAGCTTGAGAACCCGCTTATCCTTTATTCTTTCAGCCAGACGGCTCATGAGGCGGTCATGGTTCACTCTGTCGAAAAATTTGGAAAGATCCATATTAACAGAGTGTGTATATCCTGAGAGCAGATAAACTTTGCCTTGGAGTATGGCATCATGCTGGGATCTTCCAGGTCTGAATCCATGACTGGACTCAGAAAAATGCGGGTCCCATATTTGCTGCAATATCTCGCTGACGGCTTGCTGGATCAAACGATCCAAAACTGTTGGAATGCCGAGCAGTCTTACTCCGCCATCGGGTTTAGGAATTTCTTTCCTTTTCACCGGTAATGGCTTGTAGTTTCCCTGCAGCAACTTTCCCTTAACTTTGGGCCAGTGGCGTCTGAGGTAACCCGGTAGTTGATCAACGGTCATGTTGTCGATTCCAGGTGCCCCTTTGTTGCTACGGACCCTTTTTAATGCTCTGAACATGTTTCCCCTTTCAAGGATAAATTCCATGAGTCGGGAACTTTCTGTCGGACTTTCGGTGATCTGTAACGCTGTGAACATTTCCATCTGCTGTGGCAATATGTCCATAAGTATACACCTCCTATTTGTCTCTATCATTTACCCGTACCATTCGGTCCGGGCACCGTTCGGGCCTTCACCGGGGTGAGTCCTCCGTGGAATTCACGGCTCGTTTTCCTGCGGCTACTATGCCCTCTGCTGACTTCTTCCATGCGGTCGGAGCAGGTTACCCTGCCCTCAGCCAATTTCTGCCGCACGCGGCATCCCAGGGCAGCATGGAAGATCTCCCGGGGTAAAACACACGTCTTTCAATACGTGGGTGCCGAGTATACGGACATTGCCTATAATGGATAGAGGACTTTACCTTGTGTTGCAGGCTCGTCCCGCAAATGCACGCCTAACTCGATTTCTGTACGTCACCCCGTACTTTTGTGCCACTCCGCCTCGGCGAAGCCACTGCCTTCCAGAGTACCGTCACCGGGACCCCGTTGTGATAACACTATGCCCTTCGCCTCCATCTGGCTGGGCTTGGGACTTGCCTTGACTTCCATAAAGGAAGATGCAGGCTCACCCTTAAGACGTGTGCCGTGCCCGGCACACAACAGGCGGGTGAACCGGACAGCAAGGGTCTCCTTCTTTTTAAAGGTTAAAAAACTTTTAAATGATGCGCTTTCAATGAACTTTATTGGAAACCCTTGCTGCCCGTTACCCAAACGTTGTCGCGCCGAGGAAAGCTTGGCGTATCTTGCAGGGTGAAAGTCCCTGTCGGGAGGAAATCAGTAATGATTTCTGTAAGGATTAGCCACCCACCCGTATCGAGCCTTGGACCCATGGCGGAGTTGTATGAATGAATGCAGCGAACAAATAAAGGATTAGTAACCGTGCCGAGGCACGAGGCTCGGTACTAATCCTATGGTTCAAGAAGCCGCGGATCAATAGGGGGAAAGGTTAACGATTTGCTGGATGTGTTTATGACAAGATGTGATTAAAATATCAAAAGATGGCCTTTATCCTGATGTAAAAATCAAAATTCAGGTCGTTTTCAGCCCTTAAAACCCAGGTCAAAAATTAAAATACCGTCAATTTGGCGTACGGATACTGAAGCATGTCGATAGTCATTTATCAGGCTGTTTTTAAAGTCGAGCAACACCGGGTAGTCAGTTTTGTGAAGTTATCCGGGCCTGCCTCTTGGTTCCGGCTTTGCAAAGAAAATAAATTTCAAATCATGCCCGCAATGGCTGCATTTAATACCCGGTATTTCAAGTTCCGGGATTTTAATAAAAAGAGCAATAATGTCATGGATGAATGAGATGAGTTCACGGATTTTTTCTATGGACAATGCGCTGTTGGGATTGAGAAATCCATAATGTCTAATTTTCATAAACCCTTTGGGAAGAACATGCTGCAAGAACCGTCGGATAAACTCCATGGCATCCAATGCCATAGTTTTCCACTTCTTTTTTTCACGGTCTTTATATAAAAATTTGATGACGCCATTTTCAATGCTTTTAATACGATTATTGGAGATGGCAACCCGGAACACATATCTTGAAAGATAGCGCAGGGAATTTTGTCCCTGCCCCACGGCCTGGCTGTCAATCACCCATTGCTGTTTCCATACTGCGGAATCAATTTTATCGAGCAGCCCGGCTTTTTTTATGGCATCTTTGAATTTGGCTTTAAAAATGACCGCCAGAGGTTTTGTGTGAACAAACAGATCCTGTCTGGAAGAAAGCCATTGGTCATTATCAGATAAAGCACCTCCGGGAATTATTATATGCAAATGTGGATGATACTGAAGCATGCCGCCCCATGTGTGGAGGGCTGCCAGATATCCGATTCGATCAGATCCGATAAACCGTGTATCTTGTGCCAGTTTTTTCAGGGCTTCATTGGTGCATGAAAACAGGGCACCATAAGATAATTTTTGATGAGACCTTACAACATCCCGCAGGCCCTGGGGAAGTGTAATGGTTAACAGGAAATAATAGGTCGGCAGTAGCTTTTTCATCTGCTGATCCAGCCATTGGTCCGCTTTACTCTGCTGACAGTTGGGACAATGACGATTGCCGCAGCAGCAGTGAATAAAATGCAGATTACGGCAGTCATCACATTCATACACCATTGTTCCAAAGGAACCCTTTCTGCAGGCACTGATATCCCGTATGGTTTTTTTATGAGACTTCGGCATTCGATCTCCATAAAGTGTCAGATATTTCGGCCCATACATTTGGAAGATTTTTTGAACAGCACTCATGACAACACCCCCTGCATGACTTTGGAAACTTTGTCATTGGAATCAACTTGGGCCTGTGTGGTCACATGCAGATAAATCATGGTGCTTTTAAGGGTTTTATGGCCTAATATTTTTTGCACATGGCGTATGGGGATATTAGCTTCCAGCAAATGCGTCGCATAGGCATGGCGGAAGACATGAGGGTGAACATGTTTTTTAAACTTCAGGCGTTTCAAAGTAGATCGCAAAACGCCTTGAACCCCACTGTCACTGACATGATTTTTGGCATATTGAGCGTCCTTACCGCCATTGCGGCCCAAAGCAGGGAATATCCATTTTGAATTGCGATGGGTTTTATAGTATTTGCGCAACGTCAACAGGGTTATTTTGGGTAAAGGCACCGTCCTGTCCATGGCACCCTTTCCACCGTGAATATGCACAAGTCCCCTGTCGGAAAGAATATCTTTGACCTGAAGTGTTGTTGCCTCCCTTAAACGCAGTCCCATGGAATATAATGTCAAATAAAATGCATGACTTTGCACAGTGGGAAGGGCATAAATAATCTTTCTGACTTCCTCCAGACTCAGAATAGTCGGTAAGGTCTGCTCACGCTTCCATTTGATGTCGTTGAAAATGTTCCAGGACCGGACCAGCGTTTTGGTAAAAAAATGCTGAATACCAGAGTAACTGATCCGCAGAGTAGCAGCGCTCCAGCCGAATTCATTCTGGCAGCAAAGCCAGTATTGACGGAGCTGTTCTTCAGTGATATCTTCTAATGGTTTATTGTAAAAGCGCTGTAGTCTTAAAACCGAACTGGTATAGGATTGAATGCTCCTT belongs to Desulfobacula toluolica Tol2 and includes:
- the tnpA gene encoding IS66 family insertion sequence element accessory protein TnpA gives rise to the protein MSKSWKKINEEKAIFWKTHIDQWTESRLSQIEYCRQNGLRPNRFTYWKIKFGKPNQPTGLVQVPVPTHFCQAGLKLNIGRELQVEIPDGFKKETLEQVLSVLKAVQ
- the tnpB gene encoding IS66 family insertion sequence element accessory protein TnpB (TnpB, as the term is used for proteins encoded by IS66 family insertion elements, is considered an accessory protein, since TnpC, encoded by a neighboring gene, is a DDE family transposase.), giving the protein MMNFPSDTKVYLFLGATDMRKAINGLSVIVSEQMQLDIFSSNLFVFCNRTQTILKILYWDKNGFCMWQKRLEKDRFKWPKTSDDVMNITSRELSWLVDGLNINQAHKPLKYSMIY
- the tnpC gene encoding IS66 family transposase yields the protein MTKGKVKGNRNLDEVKKIACDLIDENQILKEQVKSLQNMIFGRKSEKTPKDDGQMSLFDMPEPELPILEKEEEDVTIGEHTRKKRGRKPLPADLPRIDVIHELSEDERQCNCGCLKERIGQEESEQLDYIPAKVRVLRNIRYKYACKNCEGVEDDGPTVSIARMPEQIIPKSIATPGLLAHILTAKFADALPFYRQEKQFTRIGIELGRSTMCTWAMKVADACDILIDMMQKDILASPMIGADETPLLVLKGPRKSKSYMWIFRGGPPDMPIIQFQYHPTRSGDVAASFLNGYKGIVQTDGYKGYDFLDKITDIIHVACWTHARRGFKNVTKAAGNKKSSSGNAGTALKYISLLYKIEKEARVQELTPDQLYARRQKEAVPILEEFKKWLDARVEKVPPKSLLGKAIHYTLNQWHRLIQYTTDGIIRPDNNLVENAIRPFVVGRKNWLFSDTVKGARASALIYSLIETAKSNGLEPYWYLKYLFEHLPEAMTEDDFKALLPYNVDKKQLA
- a CDS encoding type II toxin-antitoxin system PemK/MazF family toxin yields the protein MRTLNIKRYEIYFADLNQTIGSEIKKVRPVVIISQDEMNTHLETVVVCPLTSKLHPQWRTRLQIKCVNKKSEIAVDQIRTISKQRLKKKIDKLSNTKSAQLRKLITDMYGE
- a CDS encoding AbrB/MazE/SpoVT family DNA-binding domain-containing protein, producing the protein MEKQIRSRDIKLVPIGNSKGVRIPKALLQKYDLSNTLLLEETDRGLLLRKKDDCKLSWEDTYKAMANEKEDWDDFDTTVFDGLEDEDFEY
- the ltrA gene encoding group II intron reverse transcriptase/maturase, with translation MIETNRRCILMDILPQQMEMFTALQITESPTESSRLMEFILERGNMFRALKRVRSNKGAPGIDNMTVDQLPGYLRRHWPKVKGKLLQGNYKPLPVKRKEIPKPDGGVRLLGIPTVLDRLIQQAVSEILQQIWDPHFSESSHGFRPGRSQHDAILQGKVYLLSGYTHSVNMDLSKFFDRVNHDRLMSRLAERIKDKRVLKLIRSYLTAGVMIDGVVVSAAEGTPQGGPLSPVISNIVLDELDKELEKRGHKFVRYADDFVIYLKSKKAAERVMKSVTRFITVKLRLKVNEEKSKVSRPWLDKFLGYTFISMCGKTKIRIHRKTIERFKERVRELTNRNCGLSLPQIIDKLNMYIRGWWNYYCLTEARHIFKSLNGWIIRRLRCVVWKQWKNPGTKIRNLLKRGIPFQYAVTCGNSRKKHWRMSRVKWVVMALPNKYFLSLGLFLPGN
- a CDS encoding IS91 family transposase, whose product is MSAVQKIFQMYGPKYLTLYGDRMPKSHKKTIRDISACRKGSFGTMVYECDDCRNLHFIHCCCGNRHCPNCQQSKADQWLDQQMKKLLPTYYFLLTITLPQGLRDVVRSHQKLSYGALFSCTNEALKKLAQDTRFIGSDRIGYLAALHTWGGMLQYHPHLHIIIPGGALSDNDQWLSSRQDLFVHTKPLAVIFKAKFKDAIKKAGLLDKIDSAVWKQQWVIDSQAVGQGQNSLRYLSRYVFRVAISNNRIKSIENGVIKFLYKDREKKKWKTMALDAMEFIRRFLQHVLPKGFMKIRHYGFLNPNSALSIEKIRELISFIHDIIALFIKIPELEIPGIKCSHCGHDLKFIFFAKPEPRGRPG
- a CDS encoding tyrosine-type recombinase/integrase — its product is MSNLIKRFKEDLQLAGYAKRSIQSYTSSVLRLQRFYNKPLEDITEEQLRQYWLCCQNEFGWSAATLRISYSGIQHFFTKTLVRSWNIFNDIKWKREQTLPTILSLEEVRKIIYALPTVQSHAFYLTLYSMGLRLREATTLQVKDILSDRGLVHIHGGKGAMDRTVPLPKITLLTLRKYYKTHRNSKWIFPALGRNGGKDAQYAKNHVSDSGVQGVLRSTLKRLKFKKHVHPHVFRHAYATHLLEANIPIRHVQKILGHKTLKSTMIYLHVTTQAQVDSNDKVSKVMQGVLS